The Proteiniphilum propionicum genome contains the following window.
TACGTTATTAGATGGTTTGCAAGCCATGAATTTTAAAGAAACCACTCCAGTACAAGAACAAGCTATCCCTGTAATACTCGATAAAAAGGATGTGATTGCCTGTGCACAAACAGGTACGGGGAAAACTGCCGCTTTTTTACTTCCACTACTGAACAACTTGCAGACAGATGCTCACGATGAAAATAAGATAAACGCCATAATTATGGCTCCTACACGTGAACTGGCACAACAGATAGACCAACATATGGAAGGTTTCTCCTATTTCACACCTTTCTCATCAGTTGCCGTATATGGAGGTAATGACGGTGATGCCTGGGATGTGCAGAAGCGCGGGTTATTAAGTGGTGCTGATGTGGTTATTGCCACACCCGGAAGGCTTTTGTCACACATCAATCTTTACAAAATTGACTTTTCAGGTGTGAAATATTTTATTCTTGACGAAGCTGACAGGATGCTGGATATGGGATTCCAGGATGATATCATGAAGATTGAGAAACTGCTCCCCAAAAAGCGCCAGACCATTATGTTTTCAGCTACTATGCCACCAAAGATACAGCAACTGGCTAAAACCATACTGGATGATCCTAAAGAGATAACTATTGCAATTGCACGCCCGCCAGAGACCATTCTGCAGTCTGCTTACATTTGTTATGAAGGACAAAAGATCAACATCGTAAAGAATCTCTTCAAGGAGAAAAAGCCCAATAAGGTGATACTTTTTTCCGGATCTAAACAGAAAGTGAAGGAGATTGCGAACACATTAAAGAGAATGGGATTGTCTTCTGGTGAGATGCATTCCGACCTTGATCAGTCGCAGCGCGACCATGTGATGCATGAATTCAAAAACGAACGGGTGGATATACTTGTTGCAACCGATATTGTGGCACGTGGAATTGATATAGATGATATTTCCCTGGTGATTAACTTCGATGTTCCTTATGATGCTGAAGATTATGTTCACCGGATAGGACGTACTGCACGTGCAGGCGATTCGGGTATGGCAATAACTTTTGTATCACCTGCCGAACAGTACCGTTTTTCACAAATAGAAAAGTTTCTTCAAAAAGAGATATACAGGATTCCAGTTCCATCTGAATTTGGCGATACTCCTGAATATAACCCCGTAAAAGAAAGCAAAAAAAGATATTCCCCAAAAAATACATCAGGACGATCAAAAAAGAAAAACAGAAGTACTCCCTCAACAAAAGAGGTGGACAAGGTCTCAAATCTCACCAGGAAAAAGGACAGAAGAGGAGTCGGAAACAACATATCAACAAGAGCAACGGGTGAAACGGGGAAAGCTACAAACCTCTCCAGAAACAAAAAACGTAAAGGAGTCGATAGTATGAATTCGACCGGTGCTTCCCAAAGCTCCGGATCTTCTCCCGAAATATCATTCGAAAAGGGAAAAAGCGGTTCTGCGCAAGACGGGAGACCCGAAAAAAATTTATCTGTTGCCGGAAGGGCTTCAGGGAAGAGGAGAAGCGGTTCGGGACAAGGTAGAACAACTGAAAACAATGCTTCGCCGAACGGGAGGGCATCAGGTAAAAAGATAAACAGAAAAAGCTCTGTTACGTCTGTTACGAATGTATCTTCTGAAAGAATAACAGATTCAGGGAAAAAAACAATTCAGAAAAAGAGAGGTTCAACTTCAATCAGGACAGACAAAACTGATTTAAGAATTGAAAGGCCAAATAAAAGGACAGACAGGCCTGACTTGAAAACGCCCCTGGAAAAAGAAATAAAAAATGAGACTTCGTCAGGAACACCTGCTAAACTAGCAACTATTATAAAGGGTTGGTTTCGTAAAAAAAAGAAGTAACTTTTTAAATCAATACTTCGGTATTTTTTCAAAAACAGTTCTTATAATTCACTGAATACTAATAGAGTATGGCGCTTTTTTGAGGACCTAGCATAAATTATTGACTGTCAGTATTATAAATGATGTTATAACGAAGCATTATAAATAGCAGTCCCGTAAAAAAATTATATTTGACTGGTAATTCATCAATTGTTATTTCACTAAGCCTTATAAAAAGTTTCCGTCCTTTCTTTCATATTGTCAGGTGTTTAAATAAATATTCATAGAGGTATTACTAAAAAGGGAACCCTCTTGTTATTATTAATAATGCTTTTATTATTGCCGTGATGGTTTCTTCTGATTACTTTGATGCCTATACAGTAAGTGTATTTATAATGTAACATCTAAGTTCAGCAATGATGTAATAGAATGTTGCGCAGGAACTGGTATTATTTGTACAACTCTGGAGATAAAGGTGTAAGTTATAGATTCAGATAAATTAAAATCGCGAAGCCGGTCTGACAGGGATCAGTCCGGCTCCTAATCGGAATAATCATTTGTTGCTCTGATTACTCCGCTTTTTGCTCCAATTGAACTAACTCCATTCCCCTTATAATGGCTTCTTCGTTCATTGGTAAAAGCTTATGGTGCCGCTCCGGGAGCGACTCTTTAAGTCCTTTCATCACATTTTCAAGCTCCACCATGGGTGATATCTTGAGCAGCCCACCCAGCACAATCATGTTGAATACCTTTGTATTGTCCATTTTCATAGACTCATCCATGGCGTTAATGCGGTACACATTGATATCTTTCCGTCCAACCTTTTTATGAATTCCATACCCATCGTATATTATCACTCCTCCGGGTTTTACTTTCTCCTCAAATTTATCGAGGGAAGGCTGATTCAATACAATAGCAATGTCATATCTATTAACAACAGGCGAGCTAATTGGTTCATCTGAAATGATCACTGTAACATTAGCAGTACCACCACGCTGTTCGGGTCCGTAAGCCGGGAACCACGATACCTCCTTGTTTTCCATAATACCGGAATAAGCAAGAATTTTACCCATGGAGAGCACTCCCTGGCCTCCAAAACCTGAAATTACTATCTCTTGTAACATTTATATATATTTAATGCGTTTTATATATTTTTCAGATCCCCGATCGGATATACCGGAAACATATTTTCCACCATCCAGTTATTTGCAGCTTCGGGTGTCATTTTCCATCCGGCATTGCAAGTTGATACAACTTCCACTATGGAGGTACCTTTTCCTGCCATGGAATTTTCAAAAGCCAGTTTAACCATACGCCTGGTCTTTTTTACAGCAGCAGCCGTATGTACACTTACACGGGTAGCGAGGCAGACACCGTCAAGCAGAGCAAGCATATCAAGAATCTTAAGCGGGCCACCCATAGTCTCTACATTACGTCCTTCGGGACTGGTTGATGTAACCATATTGTTTAACGTTGTGGGAGCCATTTGTCCGCCGGTCATACCATATATACCGTTATTGATAAAAATAATAGCGATATTCTCGCCGCGGTTGGCTGCATGAATGGTCTCTGCCGTACCAATAGCAGCCAGATCGCCATCGCCCTGATAGGTGAAAACCATCTTGTCTGGGAGCAACCGCTTTACAGCAGTGGCAAGTGCAGGAGCTCGTCCGTGAGCAGCCTCCTGCCAGTCGATATCAAGGTATTTATATGCAAAAACGCCACATCCTACCGGTGCAATTCCGATAGTTTTTTCCTGTAGCCCCAGTTCACTTATAACTTCACCTATGACTTTATGAACCACCCCGTGTGAACATCCCGGGCAATAATGCATGTGATTGTTGTTCATAAGTTCCGGTTTAGCATAAACCAGATTTTCGGGACTTACAATATTATTTATATCCATATTGTTTATTTTTTAGCAGAGAATCTGTATATCAAATAAAAAACCGCAGCAGCTCCTGCAAAATACCACGTTAGTTTAATATCCTGGTTAGAAGTAAAATAGACCACTAATGTACCCAGGAATGAAAGGAGAAACAGCAGCAGGAATATATTTCTTATTTTGGGATCCATACTAATTAGTTATTTATTTACCACTTTCTCTTTCAAGGCATCAAGCACACCTTCAGGAGTAGGCACAATGCCCCCGAGACGGCCGTAGTGTTCAACGGGTGTTTTCCCGTTCACGGAAAGGCGGACATCTTCTACCATCTGACCGGCATTTAATTCCACCGTGAGCATACCCTTCACCTTTCCGGCATAATCATTCAGTACCTTACCTGGAAAAGGCCACAGGGTAATGGGACGTACCAGCCCAACCTTAATCCCCTCTTCCCTTGCCATCTCAATTGTTTTCAAGCATATGCGAGCGGCTGAACCGAAAGCGACCAACAGATAGTCGGCATCTTCACATTTAACCTCCTCATAGCGTACCTCATTTTTCTCAAGTACACGATATTTTGCCTGAAAGCGTTCGTTATTCTTCTCCATAACTGCCGATTCAAGTTCAAGAGAAGTTATGATATTAGGCTCTCTATCGGGTGTTTTACCAAGAGTTGCCCAGGGACACTGCTCTCTGATTTCCTGTTCGGTCCTTCTGCGGCGATATCCGGGAAGTTTTACTTTCTCCATCATTTGTCCTATAACACCATCTGTGAGTATCATTGCCGGATTGCGATATTTGAACGCAAGCTCAAAGCCAAGCGACACAAAATCGGCCATCTCCTGAACTGAATTGGGTGCAAGTGTGATTAATTTGTAGTCACCATGGCCTCCCCCTTTCACAGTCTGGAAATA
Protein-coding sequences here:
- a CDS encoding 3-methyl-2-oxobutanoate dehydrogenase subunit VorB, whose product is MSEEISLMKGNEAIAHAAIRFGVDGYFGYPITPQSEIIETLMEAAPWKTTGMVVLQAESEVAAINMVYGGASCGKYSMTSSSSPGISLKQEGISYLAGAELPCLIVNVQRGGPGLGTIQPSQADYFQTVKGGGHGDYKLITLAPNSVQEMADFVSLGFELAFKYRNPAMILTDGVIGQMMEKVKLPGYRRRRTEQEIREQCPWATLGKTPDREPNIITSLELESAVMEKNNERFQAKYRVLEKNEVRYEEVKCEDADYLLVAFGSAARICLKTIEMAREEGIKVGLVRPITLWPFPGKVLNDYAGKVKGMLTVELNAGQMVEDVRLSVNGKTPVEHYGRLGGIVPTPEGVLDALKEKVVNK
- a CDS encoding 2-oxoacid:acceptor oxidoreductase family protein, which translates into the protein MLQEIVISGFGGQGVLSMGKILAYSGIMENKEVSWFPAYGPEQRGGTANVTVIISDEPISSPVVNRYDIAIVLNQPSLDKFEEKVKPGGVIIYDGYGIHKKVGRKDINVYRINAMDESMKMDNTKVFNMIVLGGLLKISPMVELENVMKGLKESLPERHHKLLPMNEEAIIRGMELVQLEQKAE
- a CDS encoding thiamine pyrophosphate-dependent enzyme, which produces MDINNIVSPENLVYAKPELMNNNHMHYCPGCSHGVVHKVIGEVISELGLQEKTIGIAPVGCGVFAYKYLDIDWQEAAHGRAPALATAVKRLLPDKMVFTYQGDGDLAAIGTAETIHAANRGENIAIIFINNGIYGMTGGQMAPTTLNNMVTSTSPEGRNVETMGGPLKILDMLALLDGVCLATRVSVHTAAAVKKTRRMVKLAFENSMAGKGTSIVEVVSTCNAGWKMTPEAANNWMVENMFPVYPIGDLKNI